Proteins found in one Pseudomonadota bacterium genomic segment:
- a CDS encoding FixH family protein translates to MSIQQKSNEDIQPWYRQFWPWFIMTPPAIAVVAGLTTVYIAAKDPDALVMDRYAKVGLAVERNLAQEQSARERGINAQLVLNRSDGHISARITGEAPPPDQLRVYFSHPTLAERDIDLLLDRDSRGIYTASTGQDLAGRWYVRLGVPDGQWRLDGELQAEANQLSLTAGNP, encoded by the coding sequence ATGTCCATACAGCAGAAATCCAATGAAGACATCCAACCGTGGTATCGACAGTTCTGGCCATGGTTCATCATGACGCCCCCGGCCATCGCCGTGGTCGCCGGTCTGACAACCGTCTATATCGCCGCAAAGGACCCCGATGCTCTGGTGATGGACCGCTACGCAAAAGTCGGGTTGGCGGTGGAGCGCAATCTAGCGCAGGAACAATCAGCTCGAGAACGGGGTATCAACGCCCAACTTGTTCTGAATCGATCCGATGGCCACATCAGTGCACGCATCACCGGCGAGGCACCGCCACCCGACCAACTGCGCGTCTATTTCAGTCATCCGACACTGGCCGAGCGAGACATCGATTTGCTGCTTGATCGCGACTCGCGTGGGATCTATACCGCCAGCACCGGCCAAGACTTGGCGGGACGTTGGTACGTTCGCCTCGGTGTTCCCGATGGGCAATGGCGCCTGGACGGAGAACTGCAGGCGGAAGCGAATCAGCTCTCGCTGACCGCCGGTAATCCTTAG
- the glgB gene encoding 1,4-alpha-glucan branching protein GlgB has translation MKTEIAPTLLHAQDPDLLRLVEARHYNPLHILGRHPSDDGVTVRVFLPLAKEVWLEPEHRLMHRIPGTDLFYWTGPADTVATHPEIRWIDQWDHLHQHVDPYSFPPQLDESELAAFHHGEHVQAWRLLGAQHRVVDGVEGTLFATWAPNAERVSVVGDFNRWDGRRHPMCSRGYSGVWELFIPGLEPGALYKFEIRNSLYGTIHVKTDPYARCYELRPSTAARITGESSYEWGDDQWLAGREGWQHSPMSIYEVHLGSWQRANDGGFLGYRELADRLVEHVSGLGFTHIELLPVTEHPFDGSWGYQTTGYFAPTSRFGEPDDFRYFVDRMHQAGIGVLLDWVPGHFPKDDFALARFDGSALYEHEDSRRGEHREWGTLVFNYGRCEIKSFLISSALYWLKEYHIDGLRVDAVASMLYLDYSREPGEWLPNQFGGNENLEAVEFMRELNIVTHRECPGAVIVAEESTAWPQVTRPTYLGGLGFSMKWNMGWMHDTLRYFSKDPVHRHYHHNDLTFGLLYAFTENFVLPFSHDEVVHGKGSMWQKMPGDEWQKFANLRLLYTYMFTYPGKKLLFMGAELAQPWEWSHDTAMPWHLANDPARTGLQRLLGDLNRHYRALPALHQYEFEERGFSWIDCHDASQSVISYIRKTGEEFLVIALNFTPVPREKYRIGVPAAGDYEELLNSDAECYGGSNLGNGGHLNATPEPWMGYPASMELTLPPLAGVVLRLTNHG, from the coding sequence ATGAAGACCGAAATCGCGCCCACATTGCTGCACGCTCAGGATCCCGACTTACTCCGCCTCGTCGAGGCACGCCATTACAACCCGCTGCACATACTCGGTCGACATCCGAGCGACGACGGTGTGACCGTCCGAGTCTTTTTGCCGTTGGCTAAAGAAGTCTGGCTGGAACCCGAGCACCGCCTGATGCATCGTATTCCAGGAACCGATCTGTTCTATTGGACCGGGCCGGCAGATACCGTGGCAACGCACCCGGAAATTCGGTGGATCGACCAATGGGATCATCTTCATCAACACGTCGACCCCTATTCCTTCCCGCCCCAATTGGACGAATCGGAACTCGCCGCTTTTCATCACGGAGAACATGTCCAAGCTTGGCGATTGCTAGGAGCCCAGCATCGAGTGGTCGATGGCGTTGAAGGCACCCTGTTCGCCACTTGGGCTCCCAATGCGGAACGGGTCAGCGTGGTGGGCGACTTCAACCGCTGGGACGGCCGTCGTCATCCGATGTGTTCCCGAGGCTACAGCGGAGTCTGGGAGCTATTTATACCGGGTCTAGAACCGGGAGCGCTCTACAAATTCGAAATCCGTAACAGTCTTTACGGAACGATTCACGTCAAAACCGACCCCTACGCCCGCTGCTACGAGTTGCGACCGAGCACGGCTGCCCGGATCACGGGCGAATCCAGTTACGAATGGGGCGATGACCAATGGCTGGCCGGCAGGGAGGGTTGGCAACACAGCCCCATGTCGATCTACGAAGTCCATCTCGGGTCATGGCAACGGGCCAATGACGGCGGTTTTTTGGGCTATCGTGAACTGGCCGATCGACTGGTCGAGCATGTGAGTGGATTGGGTTTCACCCACATCGAACTGCTACCGGTGACCGAACACCCGTTCGACGGCTCGTGGGGCTATCAAACCACCGGCTACTTCGCACCCACATCCCGTTTCGGTGAGCCGGACGATTTTCGCTACTTCGTGGATCGAATGCACCAGGCCGGTATCGGTGTGTTGTTGGACTGGGTCCCGGGCCACTTTCCAAAAGACGACTTTGCCCTCGCCCGGTTCGACGGCAGCGCGCTTTACGAGCACGAAGATTCGCGGCGCGGGGAACACCGCGAGTGGGGCACCCTGGTGTTCAACTACGGACGTTGCGAAATCAAGAGCTTTCTGATTTCCAGCGCGCTGTATTGGTTAAAGGAATACCACATTGACGGTTTGCGGGTGGATGCAGTGGCCTCCATGCTGTATCTCGACTACTCCCGCGAACCCGGCGAATGGCTGCCGAACCAGTTCGGCGGCAACGAAAACCTGGAGGCAGTCGAATTCATGCGAGAACTCAATATCGTCACCCACCGGGAATGCCCCGGGGCCGTTATCGTGGCGGAGGAATCCACCGCATGGCCGCAGGTCACCCGCCCGACTTATCTCGGCGGCCTTGGATTTTCCATGAAATGGAACATGGGCTGGATGCACGATACCTTGCGCTATTTCAGCAAGGATCCCGTCCACCGCCATTACCATCACAACGATCTGACCTTCGGGCTGTTGTACGCATTCACCGAGAATTTCGTCCTGCCGTTCTCGCATGACGAAGTCGTTCATGGCAAAGGTTCGATGTGGCAGAAGATGCCGGGTGACGAATGGCAAAAGTTTGCCAATTTGCGGCTGCTTTATACCTACATGTTCACCTATCCCGGGAAAAAGTTGCTGTTCATGGGCGCCGAATTAGCTCAACCGTGGGAGTGGAGTCACGACACCGCCATGCCATGGCACTTGGCGAACGACCCTGCCCGCACCGGCCTGCAACGGCTTCTGGGCGATCTGAATCGTCACTACCGCGCGCTGCCCGCACTTCACCAGTACGAATTCGAAGAACGCGGTTTTTCCTGGATCGACTGTCACGACGCCAGCCAATCGGTTATCAGCTATATCCGCAAGACGGGCGAGGAATTTCTGGTGATCGCACTCAACTTCACACCTGTCCCACGCGAAAAATACCGCATTGGTGTTCCTGCGGCAGGCGACTATGAAGAGCTACTCAATTCAGATGCCGAATGTTACGGCGGAAGCAACCTGGGCAACGGCGGCCATCTCAATGCGACGCCCGAGCCGTGGATGGGGTATCCCGCATCAATGGAGTTAACGCTCCCGCCGCTGGCAGGCGTCGTTCTTCGTCTGACCAACCATGGCTAA
- the ccoP gene encoding cytochrome-c oxidase, cbb3-type subunit III, whose amino-acid sequence MNSFWSAFIIVLTLANILACWWLIRWTSKREPGETAETSTTGHVWDGDLTEYNNPLPRWWLYMFHLSIVFGLAYLVFYPGLGHFSGLLGWTQVTAYERELAAAEDRYGPLYAQYGATEITALAQNDDAMGTASRLFANNCAVCHGSDARGAPGFPNLTDDAWLYGSDPAAIKTSILNGRSGVMPALGAGLGEDGTRQVANYVMSLSGNAPDPESVAAGRDKYMMFCVACHGPEAKGNPMLGAPNLTDDAWLYGSSLAAIIETINSGRNGIMPAHKDLLGEDRSHLLAAYVYKLSGGATAAGTE is encoded by the coding sequence ATGAATAGTTTTTGGAGTGCATTCATCATCGTCCTGACCCTAGCGAACATTCTCGCCTGCTGGTGGTTGATTCGCTGGACCTCGAAACGCGAGCCGGGCGAAACGGCCGAAACGTCCACCACCGGACACGTGTGGGATGGGGACTTGACCGAATACAACAACCCCTTACCGCGCTGGTGGCTCTATATGTTCCACCTCAGTATCGTGTTCGGTTTAGCGTATTTGGTCTTTTACCCGGGACTCGGTCATTTCTCCGGCCTGCTGGGTTGGACCCAGGTCACCGCATATGAACGGGAGTTGGCGGCGGCGGAAGATCGTTATGGCCCGCTCTATGCCCAGTACGGGGCGACGGAGATCACGGCCCTAGCCCAGAACGACGATGCCATGGGTACCGCGTCACGTTTGTTTGCCAACAACTGTGCGGTTTGTCATGGTTCGGACGCTCGCGGCGCTCCGGGTTTCCCCAATCTCACAGACGACGCCTGGCTCTACGGCAGTGATCCGGCCGCGATCAAAACCAGCATTTTGAATGGACGTAGCGGAGTCATGCCGGCGCTTGGTGCCGGGCTGGGAGAAGACGGTACTCGCCAAGTGGCCAATTACGTCATGTCACTATCGGGCAACGCACCGGATCCGGAATCCGTGGCGGCCGGTCGAGACAAGTACATGATGTTCTGCGTCGCCTGCCATGGACCGGAAGCGAAAGGAAATCCAATGCTCGGCGCACCGAATCTCACGGACGACGCGTGGCTTTACGGAAGCTCATTGGCTGCCATCATTGAAACCATCAACAGCGGCCGAAACGGCATCATGCCCGCCCATAAGGACCTGTTAGGCGAGGACCGGAGCCATCTGTTGGCCGCTTATGTTTATAAGCTATCGGGCGGCGCAACCGCTGCCGGCACGGAATAG
- the ccoG gene encoding cytochrome c oxidase accessory protein CcoG: MKVTPLKTKATESSDSGQSMYAAREKIYPREVSGLFQNLRKLAVIVVLGAFYTLCWIPWGDRQAMLFDLPARRFHIFWFTFYPQDFFYLAALLVLAAVALLFFTSLAGRLWCGYTCPQTMWTEIFLWMERWTEGPRAKRIKLDKGPWTREKIVRKTSKQFLWITFSLWTGFTFVGYFTPVTELWHKLLMLNMGPWETFWVIFYGFATYGNAGFMREQVCMYMCPYARFQSAMFDRDTLVISYDQDRGEPRGSRRRGSDPQSQGLGDCIDCTLCVQVCPTGIDIRDGLQYECIGCASCIDVCDQVMDRMGYPRGLVRYTTENAVDGKPTRIIRPRTVLYGLILALGLGATTYSILNRPTVSMDVIRDRNTLYRVVDAGWIENGYLLKVNNRTDADHTYQLSASGIEGILAETDPPIITIRAGAVEPVPARVRVPPGTVEGPANIVLTLESIDAENTAINETTRFIAPVN, translated from the coding sequence ATGAAAGTCACCCCGTTGAAGACAAAGGCGACTGAATCTTCCGACAGCGGACAATCGATGTATGCCGCTCGGGAGAAAATCTACCCCCGCGAAGTCAGCGGACTGTTTCAGAATCTGCGCAAGCTCGCGGTGATTGTGGTGCTTGGCGCGTTCTATACCCTTTGCTGGATTCCGTGGGGCGACCGCCAGGCGATGTTATTCGATCTGCCCGCCCGGCGATTTCATATTTTCTGGTTTACGTTCTATCCGCAGGACTTCTTCTATCTCGCAGCGCTGCTGGTACTGGCGGCCGTGGCCCTATTGTTTTTCACCTCACTGGCGGGTCGTCTATGGTGCGGTTATACCTGTCCGCAAACCATGTGGACGGAAATTTTTCTTTGGATGGAACGCTGGACCGAAGGACCTCGCGCCAAGCGTATCAAACTGGATAAAGGGCCGTGGACCCGCGAGAAGATTGTTCGTAAAACCAGCAAGCAATTCCTCTGGATTACCTTTTCCCTGTGGACCGGCTTCACGTTCGTGGGGTACTTCACCCCAGTGACAGAGCTGTGGCACAAGCTGCTGATGCTCAACATGGGTCCGTGGGAAACGTTCTGGGTGATTTTTTACGGCTTTGCCACCTACGGAAATGCAGGCTTCATGCGCGAGCAGGTCTGTATGTATATGTGCCCATACGCGCGGTTCCAAAGCGCGATGTTCGACCGTGACACGTTGGTGATCTCCTACGACCAGGATCGCGGTGAGCCGCGCGGCAGCCGGCGGCGTGGATCGGATCCCCAATCGCAAGGCTTGGGCGACTGTATCGACTGTACCTTGTGTGTTCAGGTCTGCCCCACCGGCATCGATATCCGTGACGGCTTGCAGTACGAGTGTATTGGCTGCGCGTCCTGCATCGATGTTTGCGACCAAGTGATGGACCGGATGGGATATCCCAGGGGGCTGGTACGCTACACCACGGAAAACGCCGTCGACGGCAAACCGACGCGGATCATTCGTCCACGCACCGTACTATACGGGTTGATTCTCGCACTGGGATTGGGAGCAACCACTTACTCCATCCTCAACCGGCCGACCGTGTCCATGGACGTGATTCGTGATCGCAACACCTTGTATCGGGTCGTGGATGCCGGCTGGATCGAGAACGGCTATTTGCTCAAAGTGAATAACCGAACCGATGCGGACCACACCTACCAGCTGAGCGCTTCAGGCATCGAAGGCATCTTGGCGGAGACCGATCCGCCGATCATCACGATCCGGGCAGGAGCCGTCGAACCGGTACCGGCACGGGTCCGTGTGCCGCCGGGAACCGTCGAAGGTCCGGCGAATATCGTGCTAACGTTGGAAAGCATCGATGCCGAGAACACCGCGATCAACGAAACCACCCGATTCATTGCGCCGGTAAACTAA
- the ccoN gene encoding cytochrome-c oxidase, cbb3-type subunit I — protein sequence MQRSNTYNDLVVRQFTIMTVVWGIVGMTVGVLIAAQLYWPALNFDVPWLSYGRLRPLHTNAVIFAFGGSALFGTSYYVVQRTCHTRLFSDRLAAFTFWGWQAVIVLAAITLPLGITEGKEYAELEWPIDLLITVVWVAYAVVFFGTLVKRRVKHIYVANWFYGAFILTVAVLHIVNNIALPVSLTKSYPVYSGAVDAMVQWWYGHNAVGFFLTAGFLGMMYYFVPKQADRPVYSYRLSIVHFWALISIYMWAGPHHLHWTALPDWAQSLGMVFSLILLAPSWGGMINGIMTLSGAWHKLRTDPILKFLIVSLSFYGMSTFEGPMMSIKTVNALSHYTDWTVGHVHSGALGWVGFVTMGSLYVLIPRLYGLKEMWSVRLIDWHFWIATIGVAAYAGSMWIAGVMQGLMWRAVNPDGTLTYTFIESLKATYPYYAVRLLGGLLYLTGMLIMAWNVYKTIQSASKPEPVAVPQPHPEAA from the coding sequence ATGCAACGAAGCAACACGTACAATGACCTGGTCGTCCGCCAGTTCACGATCATGACGGTCGTCTGGGGTATCGTCGGTATGACCGTCGGCGTCCTCATCGCGGCCCAACTGTATTGGCCCGCGCTGAACTTCGATGTCCCGTGGCTCAGCTATGGGCGCCTTCGTCCGCTCCACACCAACGCCGTCATCTTCGCCTTTGGCGGTTCGGCGCTTTTCGGAACGTCCTACTATGTCGTCCAGCGGACCTGTCACACACGGCTGTTTTCAGACCGTTTGGCCGCGTTCACCTTTTGGGGTTGGCAAGCCGTCATCGTGTTGGCTGCGATCACCCTGCCGTTGGGCATCACGGAAGGCAAAGAATATGCAGAGCTGGAATGGCCCATTGATTTGCTGATTACCGTGGTTTGGGTGGCCTACGCCGTCGTTTTCTTCGGCACGCTGGTTAAAAGACGCGTCAAGCATATTTACGTGGCGAACTGGTTTTACGGCGCGTTCATCCTCACGGTGGCAGTACTGCACATCGTCAACAATATCGCCCTGCCCGTTTCACTGACCAAATCTTATCCGGTGTACTCCGGCGCCGTGGACGCCATGGTTCAGTGGTGGTACGGACACAACGCGGTGGGCTTTTTCCTGACGGCCGGCTTCCTGGGGATGATGTACTACTTCGTACCCAAACAAGCAGACCGCCCCGTTTATTCCTATCGGCTGTCCATCGTGCATTTCTGGGCCTTGATTTCCATTTACATGTGGGCCGGCCCGCATCATCTCCACTGGACCGCGCTACCCGATTGGGCGCAATCGCTGGGTATGGTGTTCTCGTTGATTCTGCTGGCGCCGAGCTGGGGCGGCATGATCAACGGCATCATGACCCTTTCCGGCGCCTGGCATAAGCTCAGAACCGACCCCATTCTCAAATTCCTCATCGTGTCGTTGTCGTTCTACGGGATGTCGACCTTCGAAGGTCCGATGATGTCCATCAAGACCGTCAACGCCCTCTCCCACTACACCGACTGGACCGTCGGCCACGTACACTCCGGTGCGCTGGGCTGGGTTGGCTTCGTCACAATGGGTTCGCTTTATGTGCTGATTCCCCGGCTCTACGGCCTGAAGGAGATGTGGAGCGTTCGGCTCATCGACTGGCATTTCTGGATCGCCACCATCGGCGTCGCGGCCTATGCAGGCTCCATGTGGATCGCCGGCGTGATGCAAGGTCTCATGTGGCGCGCGGTGAACCCGGACGGCACCCTGACCTACACCTTCATCGAGAGTCTGAAAGCGACCTACCCCTACTATGCGGTCCGCCTCCTCGGTGGTCTGCTGTACCTCACCGGCATGCTCATTATGGCTTGGAACGTCTACAAGACGATTCAGTCCGCCTCGAAACCCGAGCCCGTCGCCGTGCCTCAGCCTCACCCTGAAGCCGCCTAA
- the glgA gene encoding glycogen synthase GlgA: MAKTIAVKKPARAPVTQRTKVLFVTSEMHPWIKTGGLADVAAGLPAALKALGHDVRVLLPAYGDILAQDHAFRAVPGFRAPEPEEVSLITPAKSDGGPKVWLLKAPGFSDRRGNPYHDGGGNDWPDNASRFNTLAKIAADIAGNRAGLKWQPDVIHCNDWQTGLTPVWMFLRRINVPVVFTIHNLHYRGLFPRSCLETLHLPSWLDHADALEFYGNISFIKGGLVFADLLNTVSPTYAAEIQSPEMGHGLDGLLAHRSNDLSGILNGIDHDLWNPQQDPLLTTTYDVDHLEGKAIAKTDLQREVGLEPRTDIPLVGLIARLVPQKGIDILIEALPGIMDFPAQMVVLGSGEAHMEWLLNEAAQRYPGRLAVRVGFDEGLAHRIEAGTDMFLMPSRFEPCGLNQLYSLRYGTLPIVHRCGGLADSVINTNPTTLESGHATGFVFDEPSPGALYHAVERAVGLYRQPEIWRGIVRNAMQQDFGWSRSAQEYVAYYRRAADKLRQ, translated from the coding sequence ATGGCTAAAACCATCGCCGTTAAAAAGCCAGCGCGCGCGCCGGTCACCCAACGAACGAAAGTGCTTTTTGTCACCAGCGAAATGCACCCATGGATCAAAACCGGCGGATTGGCCGACGTCGCAGCGGGGCTCCCGGCCGCATTGAAGGCCCTGGGGCACGATGTTCGCGTCTTGTTACCTGCCTACGGCGACATCCTGGCTCAAGATCATGCGTTTCGTGCGGTGCCCGGATTCCGGGCACCGGAGCCGGAAGAGGTGTCGCTGATCACCCCCGCTAAATCGGACGGGGGCCCGAAAGTTTGGCTGCTCAAAGCGCCGGGTTTCAGCGATCGGCGGGGCAACCCCTATCATGACGGCGGTGGCAACGATTGGCCCGACAACGCCAGCCGGTTTAACACCTTGGCAAAAATCGCCGCCGACATCGCCGGCAATCGAGCGGGGCTCAAATGGCAACCCGACGTCATCCACTGTAACGACTGGCAGACGGGGCTGACGCCGGTTTGGATGTTTCTGCGGCGCATCAACGTGCCCGTGGTTTTCACGATTCATAACCTTCATTATCGGGGGCTATTCCCCCGATCCTGTCTGGAAACGCTGCACCTGCCCAGTTGGCTGGATCATGCCGACGCTTTGGAGTTTTACGGGAATATCTCGTTTATCAAAGGCGGCTTGGTATTCGCCGATCTCCTCAACACGGTCAGCCCCACTTACGCGGCGGAAATACAGTCTCCCGAGATGGGTCATGGACTCGATGGCCTGTTAGCCCATCGTTCAAATGATCTAAGCGGTATCTTGAACGGCATCGATCACGACCTTTGGAATCCGCAGCAAGATCCTTTACTCACGACGACTTACGACGTCGATCACCTGGAAGGGAAAGCGATTGCCAAAACCGACCTCCAGCGGGAGGTGGGCCTGGAGCCTCGTACCGACATTCCCTTGGTAGGTCTGATCGCCCGCTTGGTTCCGCAGAAAGGCATCGATATACTCATCGAAGCCTTGCCCGGCATTATGGATTTCCCGGCACAGATGGTGGTTCTCGGGAGCGGCGAAGCGCATATGGAGTGGCTACTGAACGAGGCGGCACAACGTTATCCCGGTCGGCTGGCCGTCCGGGTGGGCTTCGACGAGGGTCTCGCCCACCGAATCGAAGCCGGCACCGACATGTTTCTCATGCCATCTCGGTTCGAGCCTTGCGGACTGAACCAACTTTACAGCCTTCGTTACGGCACGCTGCCCATCGTCCATCGCTGCGGCGGATTGGCCGACAGTGTCATTAACACGAACCCCACGACGCTCGAATCGGGGCATGCCACCGGGTTCGTATTTGATGAACCCAGCCCAGGTGCGCTTTATCACGCCGTCGAGCGTGCCGTCGGCCTCTACCGCCAGCCGGAGATCTGGCGAGGTATCGTTCGCAACGCCATGCAACAAGACTTCGGTTGGTCACGAAGCGCACAGGAGTATGTTGCGTACTATCGACGCGCCGCGGACAAACTACGCCAGTAA
- the ccoO gene encoding cytochrome-c oxidase, cbb3-type subunit II: MSKQHEIVEKNAGLMAVLIAVVISIGGLVEIVPLMFSANTTEPLEGVKPYTALQIAGRDIYVREGCYNCHSQMVRPFRAETERYGHYSLAGEFVYDRPFQWGSKRTGPDLARVGGRYSDLWHETHLNNPRDVVPESNMPAYPWLSKRTVDGESVARRMKAQATLGAPYTEADLNGAAAAVEGKTEMEALIAYLQGLGTAVTKRR, encoded by the coding sequence ATGTCGAAACAACACGAAATAGTCGAAAAAAACGCCGGCCTGATGGCCGTTCTCATTGCCGTCGTGATCAGCATCGGCGGGCTGGTGGAGATCGTGCCGCTGATGTTCAGCGCCAACACCACCGAGCCGCTTGAGGGCGTTAAACCCTACACCGCCTTGCAGATCGCGGGGCGGGACATTTATGTCCGCGAGGGTTGTTACAACTGTCATTCCCAGATGGTTCGTCCTTTCCGGGCGGAAACGGAGCGCTACGGACACTACTCCCTGGCCGGCGAATTCGTCTACGACCGACCGTTCCAATGGGGTTCCAAGCGTACTGGCCCGGACTTGGCTCGCGTGGGCGGACGCTACTCCGACCTGTGGCATGAAACGCATCTCAACAATCCCCGGGATGTCGTCCCGGAATCCAACATGCCGGCCTACCCGTGGCTGTCGAAGCGAACGGTCGACGGCGAATCCGTCGCACGTCGAATGAAGGCGCAAGCGACCTTGGGAGCCCCCTACACGGAAGCAGACTTAAACGGAGCCGCCGCCGCGGTTGAGGGCAAAACGGAAATGGAGGCGTTGATCGCGTATCTCCAAGGGTTGGGCACCGCAGTGACCAAGCGGAGGTAG
- a CDS encoding cbb3-type cytochrome c oxidase subunit 3 codes for MNIGNLIGLVTLVLMVLFIGIVVWAYSKRRREDFDAAARLPLDDDTEYEKRTPPEASEK; via the coding sequence GTGAACATCGGCAACCTGATCGGTTTGGTGACCTTGGTACTCATGGTGTTGTTCATCGGCATTGTGGTTTGGGCTTACAGCAAGCGGCGCCGCGAGGATTTTGACGCCGCTGCCCGGCTACCACTGGATGACGACACGGAATACGAAAAACGAACTCCGCCAGAGGCTTCGGAAAAATGA